A single genomic interval of Streptosporangiales bacterium harbors:
- a CDS encoding ABC transporter substrate-binding protein, translating into MSRKLSRRDLLRGAGAFGAGALGLTAVGACGRGNTGNEIRLAAILSTTGINAGFGQGTWRGVQTAARLVNRRGGVHGQEGKRLTATLYDTQSKPEVAAAQTHKAIREGASAVIGCNQSAVALIVSQICERSSIPFVTSTDFDPELTARGFRYFFQTTPFLDVHAQQMLATCRDLGRKSGRPARRLGILCDDTVIGQSAKGILEDEGRKLGYEVVRSQVFPADANDFAPYIAKFKDADVQLLMGFQTPEPSIQIVKTMRQQRFEPLGFGGLLGGQVTNEYAKELGENADHTFSSTPWSADLDIPGMPAAMRAFERQWKEDVDSVRASGFASVAVLWQALEAAGSSSPEETRDALADIDIAAGDKGYIQLDGCRFDRRGYNVKATVAIKQSIGGEQFTVVPADYATSDREPVWPKPPWK; encoded by the coding sequence ATGAGTCGCAAGCTCAGCAGACGTGACCTCCTGCGCGGCGCGGGGGCGTTCGGCGCCGGCGCACTCGGCCTCACCGCCGTGGGCGCGTGCGGCAGGGGCAACACCGGCAACGAGATCAGGCTCGCCGCCATCCTCTCGACGACCGGCATCAACGCCGGCTTCGGCCAGGGCACCTGGCGGGGCGTGCAGACGGCCGCGCGACTGGTCAACAGGCGCGGCGGGGTCCACGGGCAGGAGGGCAAGCGGCTCACCGCGACCCTGTACGACACGCAGAGCAAGCCCGAGGTCGCCGCGGCCCAGACGCACAAGGCGATCCGCGAGGGCGCGTCCGCCGTCATCGGCTGCAACCAGAGCGCCGTCGCCCTCATCGTCAGCCAGATCTGCGAACGGTCCTCGATCCCGTTCGTCACGTCCACCGACTTCGACCCCGAGCTGACCGCCCGCGGCTTCCGCTACTTCTTCCAGACGACGCCGTTCCTCGACGTGCACGCGCAGCAGATGCTCGCGACCTGCCGCGACCTCGGCCGGAAGTCGGGACGGCCGGCGCGCCGGCTCGGCATCCTCTGCGACGACACGGTCATCGGCCAGAGCGCCAAGGGCATCCTGGAGGACGAAGGACGCAAGCTCGGCTACGAGGTGGTGCGCAGTCAGGTGTTCCCCGCCGACGCCAACGACTTCGCGCCGTACATCGCGAAGTTCAAGGACGCAGACGTCCAGCTGCTCATGGGCTTCCAGACTCCGGAGCCGTCGATCCAGATCGTCAAGACGATGCGCCAGCAGCGGTTCGAGCCGCTGGGCTTCGGCGGGCTCCTCGGCGGCCAGGTGACGAACGAGTACGCGAAGGAGCTCGGCGAGAACGCCGACCACACGTTCTCGTCGACGCCGTGGAGCGCGGACCTCGACATCCCCGGCATGCCCGCGGCCATGCGCGCCTTCGAGCGGCAGTGGAAGGAGGACGTCGACAGCGTCCGTGCGAGCGGCTTCGCCTCGGTCGCCGTGCTCTGGCAGGCGCTCGAGGCCGCGGGGTCGAGCAGCCCGGAGGAGACCCGCGACGCGCTGGCCGACATCGACATCGCCGCGGGCGACAAGGGCTACATCCAGCTCGACGGCTGCCGGTTCGACCGCCGCGGCTACAACGTCAAGGCGACGGTCGCGATCAAGCAGTCCATCGGTGGCGAGCAGTTCACCGTCGTGCCCGCCGATTACGCGACGTCCGACCGCGAGCCGGTGTGGCCGAAGCCGCCGTGGAAGTAG
- a CDS encoding polysaccharide deacetylase family protein — MPSDSVPWPDGVRCAVMLTFDVDADTIWRTLDPTAVDRPKTLSIGEYGPCRGVPRILDLLDRQGVKGSWMIPGLTAENWPDSVRAVAEAGHEIGNHGHLHENFADLDVTQQRDVLLRSNDVLEKLTGVRPIGFRTPAGDMIPETPGLLAELGFRWSSSMRGDDRPSFLSVAGEATDIVEIPAHWELDDFPQFMFNYHPPFPAGQCRIANYADVLDTWISEFDAYYDLGLCYVIMFHPQTIGTPGRIALLDELVAHITSRPGVWVATGAEVADWWRSVGRPNEAGNPEEVFARARER, encoded by the coding sequence ATGCCCAGTGACTCCGTGCCCTGGCCCGACGGCGTCCGCTGTGCGGTCATGCTGACGTTCGACGTCGACGCGGACACCATCTGGCGCACCCTCGACCCGACGGCCGTCGACCGGCCGAAGACCCTGTCGATCGGCGAGTACGGTCCGTGCCGCGGCGTCCCCCGCATCCTCGACCTGCTCGACCGGCAAGGAGTGAAGGGGAGCTGGATGATCCCCGGGCTCACCGCGGAGAACTGGCCTGACTCCGTACGCGCCGTCGCGGAGGCCGGGCACGAGATCGGCAACCACGGCCACCTGCACGAGAACTTCGCCGACCTCGACGTCACGCAGCAGCGTGACGTGCTACTGCGGTCCAACGACGTGCTGGAGAAGCTCACCGGCGTGCGGCCGATCGGCTTCCGCACGCCCGCCGGCGACATGATCCCCGAGACGCCGGGGCTGCTGGCCGAGCTGGGCTTCCGCTGGTCGTCGTCGATGCGCGGCGACGACCGACCGTCGTTCCTCTCCGTCGCGGGCGAGGCGACCGACATCGTGGAGATCCCGGCGCACTGGGAGCTCGACGACTTCCCGCAGTTCATGTTCAACTACCACCCGCCGTTCCCGGCGGGGCAGTGCAGGATCGCGAACTACGCCGACGTGCTCGACACCTGGATCAGCGAGTTCGACGCGTACTACGACCTCGGCCTGTGCTACGTCATCATGTTCCACCCGCAGACCATCGGCACGCCCGGCCGTATCGCGCTGCTCGACGAGCTCGTCGCGCACATCACCAGCCGCCCCGGCGTCTGGGTGGCCACCGGCGCCGAGGTCGCCGACTGGTGGCGCAGTGTCGGCCGACCCAACGAAGCAGGCAACCCCGAGGAGGTCTTCGCCCGTGCCCGTGAACGATGA
- a CDS encoding polysaccharide deacetylase family protein has protein sequence MISFDVDGPSNWINRDQHVWDLPKTFSLGAYGPWRGLPRVLDVLEQLDVPATFFVPAWVAENWPDRFRAIADAGHEVGHHGYLHETYFDLSLERQRETIDRSQAIFESLVGRPAAGFRTPSGDMHRETPALLVDSGFSYSSSMRGDDRPYRWTIGGERTDLIEIPGHWELDDFPQFGFNFNPPMPKSQDRIAGTASTFDNWRREFDGYYRYGLCYSLILHPQVIGKPGRARALGQLLAYIKGHRDVWFARGDEIATWWREHSEGVHR, from the coding sequence ATGATCAGCTTCGACGTCGACGGCCCGAGCAACTGGATCAACAGGGACCAGCACGTGTGGGACCTGCCGAAGACGTTCTCGCTCGGCGCATACGGGCCGTGGCGCGGACTCCCGCGAGTGCTCGACGTGCTCGAACAGCTCGACGTGCCCGCGACGTTCTTCGTCCCGGCGTGGGTCGCGGAGAACTGGCCGGACCGGTTCCGGGCCATCGCCGACGCCGGTCACGAGGTCGGCCACCACGGGTACCTCCACGAGACGTACTTCGACCTCTCCCTGGAACGCCAGCGCGAGACGATCGACCGTTCCCAGGCGATCTTCGAGTCTCTGGTCGGCAGGCCGGCCGCCGGCTTCCGCACGCCGTCGGGCGACATGCACAGGGAGACCCCCGCGCTGCTGGTGGACTCGGGCTTCTCCTACTCCAGCTCGATGCGTGGTGACGACCGCCCTTACCGGTGGACGATCGGCGGCGAGCGGACCGACCTGATCGAGATCCCCGGGCACTGGGAGCTGGACGACTTCCCGCAGTTCGGCTTCAACTTCAACCCGCCGATGCCGAAGAGCCAGGACCGCATCGCCGGCACGGCGTCGACGTTCGACAACTGGCGGCGAGAGTTCGACGGGTACTACCGGTACGGGCTCTGCTACTCGCTGATCCTGCACCCGCAGGTCATCGGCAAGCCGGGTCGCGCCCGCGCGCTCGGCCAGCTGCTCGCGTACATCAAGGGACACCGGGACGTGTGGTTCGCCCGCGGCGACGAGATCGCCACGTGGTGGCGGGAGCACAGCGAGGGGGTGCACAGGTGA
- a CDS encoding hydantoinase/oxoprolinase family protein yields MTAVRAAFDIGGTFTDLVVDDGRILHRGKVLTTPHAPAAGALAGLDELVARAGLDWPRVSEVVHGTTLVTNALLERRFGVTGLLVTRGFRDVLAMGRQQRYDAYDLRIAFPAPLVPRELRLEIDERTLASGRIVHGVRAEQVVDAARRLVGAGVTSLAVCFLHSYREPANEDAAARAVRETFPDLRVVTSSAVAPEIREYERTVTAVATAAVLPLVDDYLDEVTAGLSARGCGGPLQLMQSSAYTAPEASVRVAPITLLESGPAGGARAAATTLDSPRRPVLAFDMGGTTAKACLAGTDGTLSLVGELEVAREHRFTSGSGLPLRVPSIDLIEIGAGGGSIAATDRLGLLRIGPESAGAHPGPACYGFGGTEPTVTDANLCLGYLGADTKLAGSVSLDLPAAEEALRGLGDRLGLDVRALALGIHRLVDEQMAAAARAHLVDRGTDPRRVTLVVTGGAGPAHAAGMARLLGCPEVVVPVGAGTASAAGFLGAPAGIERSWSLPSPLAEVDWSRIASLYERLEAEVATALGADRADGTLRFERRVDARLVGQVHLLTVPLSDLDDSVGATLRPAYRSRFRVDPGDMPMEILTWRCQGTAATPDVSPAVPATGETRQETTRAVTFDEGGPVPCPVVSRGSLRPGAVLRGPVVVEEAETTTVVPPGDRLEVGETGNLHLTVGGGRRGV; encoded by the coding sequence ATGACGGCGGTGCGCGCCGCGTTCGACATCGGGGGCACGTTCACCGACCTCGTCGTCGACGACGGACGCATCCTGCACAGGGGCAAGGTCCTCACCACCCCGCACGCACCGGCCGCCGGCGCGCTCGCCGGACTGGACGAGCTCGTCGCGCGCGCGGGGCTCGACTGGCCGCGGGTGAGCGAGGTCGTCCACGGCACGACCCTGGTCACCAACGCCCTGCTCGAACGCCGCTTCGGCGTGACCGGCCTGCTCGTCACCCGCGGGTTCAGGGACGTCCTCGCGATGGGACGGCAGCAGCGGTACGACGCCTACGACCTGCGGATCGCGTTCCCCGCACCGCTGGTCCCCCGCGAGCTGCGCCTCGAGATCGACGAGCGGACGCTGGCGTCCGGTCGGATCGTCCACGGCGTACGCGCCGAGCAGGTGGTCGACGCCGCGCGACGGCTCGTCGGCGCCGGCGTGACGAGCCTGGCCGTCTGCTTCCTGCACTCTTACCGCGAGCCGGCCAACGAGGACGCCGCCGCGCGGGCGGTGCGCGAGACCTTCCCCGACCTCAGGGTGGTGACGTCGAGCGCGGTCGCGCCGGAGATCCGCGAGTACGAGCGCACCGTCACCGCGGTCGCCACCGCCGCGGTGCTGCCCCTCGTCGACGACTACCTCGACGAGGTCACCGCCGGCCTCTCCGCGCGGGGGTGCGGCGGGCCGCTGCAGCTGATGCAGTCGAGCGCGTACACCGCGCCCGAGGCGTCGGTACGCGTGGCGCCGATCACGCTGCTGGAGTCGGGACCGGCCGGAGGCGCACGCGCCGCGGCGACGACCCTGGACTCCCCGCGGCGGCCGGTGCTCGCGTTCGACATGGGCGGCACGACGGCGAAGGCGTGCCTCGCCGGTACCGACGGCACGCTGTCGCTGGTGGGCGAGCTCGAGGTGGCGCGCGAGCACCGCTTCACGTCCGGCAGCGGGCTGCCGCTCCGGGTGCCGTCGATCGACCTGATCGAGATCGGCGCGGGCGGCGGGAGCATCGCCGCGACGGACCGGCTCGGGCTGCTGCGGATCGGCCCCGAGAGCGCGGGTGCGCATCCGGGTCCCGCCTGCTACGGGTTCGGCGGGACGGAGCCCACGGTCACCGACGCCAACCTCTGTCTGGGCTACCTCGGCGCCGACACCAAGCTCGCGGGCAGCGTCAGCCTCGACCTCCCGGCGGCGGAGGAGGCGCTGCGCGGCCTCGGCGACCGGCTCGGCCTCGACGTCCGCGCCCTCGCTCTCGGCATCCACCGGCTCGTCGACGAGCAGATGGCCGCCGCCGCTCGCGCCCACCTCGTCGACCGGGGCACCGACCCCAGGCGCGTGACCCTCGTCGTCACCGGCGGCGCGGGACCCGCACACGCCGCGGGCATGGCCCGCCTGCTCGGATGCCCGGAGGTCGTCGTACCGGTCGGCGCAGGCACGGCGTCGGCCGCCGGCTTCCTCGGCGCACCCGCCGGCATCGAGCGCTCGTGGTCGCTGCCGAGCCCACTGGCCGAGGTCGACTGGTCCCGCATCGCGTCGCTGTACGAGCGGCTCGAGGCCGAGGTGGCGACGGCACTCGGCGCCGATCGGGCGGACGGCACGTTGCGCTTCGAGCGCCGTGTCGACGCCCGGCTCGTCGGCCAGGTGCACCTGCTGACCGTCCCGCTGTCGGACCTCGACGACTCGGTCGGCGCGACGCTCCGTCCGGCGTACCGGTCCCGGTTCCGGGTCGACCCGGGCGACATGCCGATGGAGATCCTCACCTGGCGGTGCCAGGGGACGGCCGCGACGCCGGACGTCTCGCCCGCGGTCCCGGCGACCGGAGAGACGCGGCAGGAGACGACGCGCGCGGTCACGTTCGACGAGGGCGGCCCCGTCCCCTGCCCGGTGGTGTCGCGCGGGTCCCTGCGCCCGGGCGCGGTGCTGCGGGGTCCCGTGGTCGTCGAGGAAGCCGAGACCACCACCGTCGTCCCGCCGGGAGACCGGCTCGAGGTCGGCGAGACCGGCAACCTGCACCTCACGGTCGGGGGCGGTCGCCGTGGCGTTTGA
- a CDS encoding amidohydrolase, whose product MSADPTKQATPRRSSPVPVNDEPYLTLAADLEAQAVADRRDIHRHAEAGWLEFRTTATIVDRLRSLGWTVRWGKDLYGDVDRLGVPSGAELDACFDRALAEGADPSVLEPMRGGWTGCVADLDGTGPGPRVALRFDIDGLPVPEATTDDHLPTREGFASVHPGIMHACGHDAHTAMGLGVAEALARTQERWPGTVRLVFQPGEEGTRGAASMVAAGLLDGVDAFLAPHVGAQSRRTGEIIPGISGFLATRKLDVHFTGREAHAGLAPEEGHNALIAAAAAALQLHAMPRHAGGNSRVNVGVLRAGTGRNVVAGSATMLMELRSESADVVAELERRARLVVAGTAAAHEVGSEFIVAGKAPSARSDDVAMDAVARAARGVPGVDEVSEPCVAEASDDATAMMRRVQEQGGVASYLIVGTELPDGHHTPRFDVDERVLRPGIAVMTRAAVDLLTR is encoded by the coding sequence GTGTCGGCCGACCCAACGAAGCAGGCAACCCCGAGGAGGTCTTCGCCCGTGCCCGTGAACGATGAGCCGTACCTGACCCTGGCCGCCGACCTGGAGGCACAGGCCGTCGCCGACCGCCGCGACATCCATAGGCACGCGGAGGCCGGCTGGCTGGAGTTCCGCACGACGGCGACGATCGTCGACCGGCTGCGCTCGCTCGGCTGGACGGTGCGCTGGGGGAAGGACCTGTACGGCGACGTCGACCGGCTCGGCGTGCCGAGCGGCGCGGAGTTGGACGCCTGCTTCGACCGCGCCCTGGCCGAGGGCGCCGACCCGTCCGTCCTCGAACCCATGCGCGGCGGCTGGACCGGCTGCGTGGCGGACCTCGACGGTACGGGTCCAGGCCCGCGGGTCGCGCTCCGGTTCGACATCGACGGCCTCCCCGTCCCCGAGGCCACGACCGACGACCACCTGCCCACGCGGGAGGGCTTCGCCTCGGTGCACCCGGGGATCATGCACGCCTGCGGGCACGATGCGCACACGGCGATGGGCCTCGGCGTGGCCGAGGCGCTCGCCCGTACGCAGGAGCGCTGGCCAGGCACCGTGCGGCTGGTGTTCCAGCCGGGCGAGGAGGGAACCAGGGGCGCGGCGTCGATGGTGGCCGCCGGCCTGCTCGACGGCGTCGACGCGTTCCTCGCGCCGCACGTCGGCGCCCAGTCGCGGCGTACCGGCGAGATCATCCCCGGCATCAGCGGCTTCCTGGCGACCCGCAAGCTCGACGTGCACTTCACCGGCCGCGAGGCGCACGCGGGTCTCGCCCCCGAGGAGGGGCACAACGCCCTGATCGCGGCGGCCGCGGCGGCCCTGCAGCTGCATGCCATGCCGCGGCACGCGGGTGGCAACTCGCGGGTCAACGTCGGGGTACTGCGGGCGGGCACGGGACGCAATGTGGTCGCCGGCTCCGCCACCATGCTGATGGAGCTGCGCAGCGAGTCGGCTGACGTCGTCGCCGAGCTCGAACGCCGCGCCAGGCTCGTCGTCGCGGGTACCGCGGCCGCGCACGAGGTGGGATCGGAGTTCATCGTCGCGGGCAAGGCCCCCAGCGCCCGCTCCGACGACGTCGCGATGGACGCCGTGGCGAGAGCCGCGCGTGGCGTGCCCGGCGTCGACGAGGTGAGCGAGCCCTGCGTCGCCGAGGCGTCCGACGACGCCACCGCGATGATGCGCAGAGTGCAGGAACAGGGCGGTGTGGCGAGCTACCTGATCGTCGGCACCGAGCTCCCCGACGGCCACCACACGCCCAGGTTCGACGTCGACGAACGCGTCCTGCGTCCGGGCATCGCGGTGATGACGCGCGCAGCGGTCGACCTGCTCACCCGCTAG
- a CDS encoding acyl-CoA--6-aminopenicillanic acid acyltransferase, with amino-acid sequence MSEGTTGMHVPVIKVSGDAATRGRQYGEQARERIERSVDLYLPAFEARGLDWPRVRELARRFADRMADFDPGLVTEIEAIAAGAGLETEHVVALNARTELLFWQDDGCTGVAVLPEVSANEHTLLAQNWDWRPGCSETVVLLDARPDTGPGFRTFVEAGLLARSGVNDVGIGITGNFLQSNEDFGGNGVPIPLIRRRILTSPSLADALGEVVRAPRAFSSNHLIAHAPGEAIDCESAPSDVFFLHPTDGLLVHSNHFLSPVALGRLRDTGIARFPDTLYRHRRLERLLRRNAPAITVDHVKDALRDHYGLPSSICRHPAPRPDGTVIATVASVVMDLHTRQISLSTGCPCENDYVEHRAEEVNDAQ; translated from the coding sequence GTGAGCGAAGGCACGACGGGGATGCACGTCCCGGTCATCAAGGTGTCCGGGGACGCGGCGACGCGGGGACGGCAGTACGGCGAGCAGGCGCGGGAGCGGATCGAGCGCAGCGTCGACCTGTACCTGCCGGCGTTCGAGGCACGCGGGCTCGACTGGCCGCGGGTGCGTGAGCTCGCCAGGCGGTTCGCCGACCGCATGGCCGACTTCGACCCGGGGCTCGTCACCGAGATCGAGGCGATCGCCGCGGGCGCCGGCCTGGAGACCGAGCACGTCGTCGCCCTGAACGCGCGCACCGAGCTGCTCTTCTGGCAGGACGACGGCTGCACCGGCGTCGCCGTGCTGCCCGAGGTCAGCGCGAACGAGCACACGCTGCTCGCGCAGAACTGGGACTGGCGGCCGGGCTGCAGCGAGACCGTCGTCCTGCTCGACGCGCGCCCGGACACCGGGCCTGGGTTCCGTACCTTCGTCGAGGCGGGACTGCTCGCACGCAGTGGCGTCAACGACGTCGGCATCGGCATCACCGGCAACTTCCTGCAGTCGAACGAGGACTTCGGCGGCAACGGCGTCCCGATCCCGTTGATCAGGCGACGCATCCTCACGTCGCCGTCGCTCGCGGACGCGCTCGGCGAGGTGGTGCGCGCACCGCGCGCGTTCTCGTCCAACCACCTCATCGCGCACGCTCCCGGCGAGGCGATCGACTGCGAGTCGGCGCCGAGCGACGTGTTCTTCCTCCATCCGACCGACGGCCTGCTGGTGCACAGCAACCACTTCCTCTCCCCCGTCGCGCTCGGCCGGTTGCGGGACACGGGCATCGCCCGGTTCCCCGACACCCTGTATCGGCACCGGCGGCTCGAACGGCTGCTGCGCCGCAACGCCCCGGCCATCACCGTCGACCACGTGAAGGACGCGCTGCGTGACCACTACGGCCTGCCGTCGTCGATCTGCCGGCACCCCGCGCCCCGTCCGGACGGGACGGTGATCGCGACGGTCGCCTCCGTGGTGATGGACCTCCATACCCGGCAGATCTCGCTCTCCACCGGCTGCCCCTGCGAGAACGACTACGTGGAACACCGAGCAGAAGAGGTGAACGATGCCCAGTGA